CTCGAGATTGATCTCGGCATATTCCTTAAACTCCAGATAGCCACCCGAGAACCGCTTCGCGCGTGCCGTCTGCCGGAACGCCAACCGCATATTCTTCGGATCAACGATCCGACCAATAAGATTGCGATGCTTCTTCCCCATTAATAAAACCGGCCGCGGGTTTCGATGGTCTACTCCCCGCTCTGCCGGACCGCGCAATGTATTCGCCGAAGCAGGTTGAGCGAGCTGACCACCTTTGGGGTGATCGGCCTGTGTGGCCATAGCCGGCACAGAGCCAAAATCGGTCGTCACAGCAGCCGCGCGCCCCGATGTTGCCGTTCGAGTTCGAGGCGGCGTTGTTCCAGTTCGATGCGCGCGAGCCGGAGTTCGCCGCATTGCCGAAGTTGCCGCCCAGGATCACGGCAACGAACGCCGCCTGCATTTACCTCTCTCAACCCCTGATCTTCACGGATTTAATCCAGGCGCCGAGGCGTTTCCCAACCGACGCGAGCAGCGCGAGCGCGGCTCGGTGTTGATGGGGTGTCAGCATGCGGCGCGCAGGATCGACCATGAAGCGCAGCCAGAACCGCAGCGCGGCGAGATGCGCGTCTGCGGAATAAAGTCGCGACACTTGCGGCGATTTCGCAGCCGCGATGAAAAGCTCTACCTGCTCGAAGAGTGCGCGCAGCGCCATGTCGCGAGCGATGCCATGCTTGCGCGGTGCATTTTGCAAGATCGGATAGAGATAATTGATGAACTGCTCATAAGCCTCGACGATCGCGAGGCCTTGGTGAACAGCATGCTCGTCCTTGACGATCTCGCTCACTGCGCGCTTCGCTTTCGCTCAGCTTAAGCGAGCATCAGGTGGTCACAGCAGCCGCGCGCCCCGACGTTGCCGCTCGAGGACGAGGCGGCGCCGCTCCAGTTCGAAGCGCGCGAGCCGGAGAACGCCGCACCGCCGAAGGGGGCGCCCAGGATCACGGCGTTAGGCATGTTATAAAACTGCCCGCGATTGCCGGTCGATTGCGTCCAGCTCGCAGCCGAATAAGGACCGCCGAGCTCGCGGCCCCAGACCCAATAGCAGCCCGTCGCCTGGATCATTCCCCATTTTGAGGTATAAACTCCGCCGGAGAGCCCTGTCGTGACAGGATCGGCCGTGAGGGAGCTCTCTTCCGTCGTGCCGTAGGCTGCGACCTGGAATTCCGCCGTCGACAGAAGCCGCTTGCCAGCCGAGAACATAACCTCGTTTGCGTCCCACCAGTTGAATTCGCTATAGGCCGTCGAGCCGTTGCCGCCAAACATCGCCGGAATGACCGGCAAGCGTGAACCAGATGCGATGTTTAGATTATAGCCCGAGGTGCCGTTTGCATCCGGCGCGGTATTACAGAGATAGATATCGGCCCAAAAGGCGCCAGCAACCAAGGCCATGCCGCGCGGGTCGGCGCAGCGCGGGCGCCATTTGAGATCCCACACGCTATACGGGTTGATCGCCGGCGTCGTATTGCCGCCGGCCATGGCGGCCGCGTTGCCGCCGGGCGCATAATGGAAACCGCCGATCTGACGAGATTGCGCGGTTGTGTATCCGGTCGGCGCCGAAAAGCTCGCATCGGCCCGGACGGTGCCGTCATTGCAGATATAGACGGCATAATCAGTGCCGCCGGTGAGCGTCGGCATGACGACGGCGGTCGCGGTGGAAAAATTATAAATAAAACCATTGAGGGCGACCGCCGTCCCCGCATTGATGTTGATTGTGCCGGCGCCCGTTACTGTGAATGCGGGGCCCGTAGAGGACGCTTTCGAAAACGCAGTCGCGAGCCCATTCACGATTCCCTGCATGTCCTCGCCGAGCAGCACGGACGAAACAATAGCACTCGACGAGGCTGAAATAGCGGCGCCAGAATTTGATGACCCGAGAATTGTCGTGCGCGCGAGCGCCGGGCCGGTGGACGAGTAAGTGCCCCAACCAAATTCCCAGCTCGTGCCGTCCTTGATCAGATAGGAAAGCATCGCGCCGGTCAGAGCGCCTGCATTTGCAAACGTCTGATAGGTTGGGATCGCGGCCGCGAGGGATATTGGGCCAGTTCCTGGAGCAGACGCCACCGCGCACATGACGCGATCATAATATGTGCTCAAAATCTTGCTCCTACGCGGTGCGGCCGTTCAAAGTGTTGGATCTGCCCGGAATTATTGCAGGGTGAGAAGATCGCCGCTCGAAGGCGTCGCCGTGAACGTATCGCCATTGACGCCGTTCAGAGTGATCGACGAGCCATTGTCATACCAGCCGATGAGCGTCCCCGACGTCACGTCGTAATAGACGACATAGCGAAACGGGCCCATGTTGCCGGTGACAGAGGTCCAAGTCGACGGATTAGCCGTCATGATCTCTTCGCCAGATGTATTGGTCACGCCGGCCCCGGTCACCGCCGCGCCGCCCGTCGTGTAACCGTTCCCTGCCGCGAGCTCGTTGGCGGAAATGTCCGTATAGAGATGATTGGTCGCGACCGGCGCGGTGTCGGTCAGCATCGCCTTGATCGTATCGGTATTGAGATCCAGCAGCTTCTTCGCCAGATCGTCGACGAAGAGGTTGAACTTGTTGAATGTCGGCATAGCGAGTCTCCCAATCGGTCGCACGGGATCGCCGCCGCGCCAAGCACGCCACGGCGATCAACAATCTGGTTGAAAATGAAAAGGCTCTTTGATGGGATTCCGGCAGGATCAGACGGTGCCGAGATCGAGTGGCGCGATCACGTCGTCAGTAACGCTGCCGAAATCATCCGCGATCGAGGCTGTATCAGCGACATTGCCGAGATCGACGCTCGTGGCGCCGGCAAGCTGCATCGACTGATCTGGACTATTGCCGACGACCGTCATATTGGCCGCCGTCCCTGGCCAATTTTCCGGCGCTTGCGAAAAGCTGTCGAGATTGTTGATGACGAGCATCGTGCCGGCGATCTCGATCCCTTCCGAGAAGTCGCTGGTGACGGTGATGTTGGGATAGGGAACGATATAGGACTGGACATAATATGTGCCAATGCCTTGTGGCAACACGAAAGGCGGATGCGCGACATCGCCCCCGGCGCATTGCTGCGCTACCGCGATCGAGGCCCCGGTCTTGACCAGATAGCGCGGCGTTCCGCGCGGATCTGTGATCTCATCCCACGATAGATTGGCGAAGGGGCCAGCCCCGTAGGAGATGACGAGATTTTGCGGCGGTTCGAGTGGCGCCAGAAGCGGCGAGCCGGTGATTGTGTAGGGATAAGCGACGCATGCGTCGAGATCCTGCAGGCCCGCACCGAACGCATTGAAGCTCTGAAATTTGAGATAGACGGTCTCGCCAATCTGTGCCGGCTGGTAGGCGCGCTTGAAAATCTGATTATTCAGCGCCGCGAAGGTCGAACGGGCCGGGTGATCCGAAATGATCGAGTCAAAGGTGCCGCGTTGCAGAATGCCGAGCGCATAGTTGGATGCGCTCGTCAGTTGGGCATTTTGATAGGCGACCACTTCGCCGGGCCCGGATGGAGCACCGACGAAACAAGCGGAGGCGCCCGACAGCATATCGCTCTGGCTCGCCGGGTTGAGTTCGCTATC
The window above is part of the Methylovirgula sp. HY1 genome. Proteins encoded here:
- the avd gene encoding diversity-generating retroelement protein Avd, with product MSEIVKDEHAVHQGLAIVEAYEQFINYLYPILQNAPRKHGIARDMALRALFEQVELFIAAAKSPQVSRLYSADAHLAALRFWLRFMVDPARRMLTPHQHRAALALLASVGKRLGAWIKSVKIRG